The following proteins come from a genomic window of Corynebacterium hansenii:
- a CDS encoding LysR family transcriptional regulator: MIPTDLDWFLDLARTRHMGDSAANLGIPQPTLSRRLARLEASLGAKLFDRDGRGLELNARGRAFADAATAATESLRAGAAEVSRLVNPAHGPVRLDFMHSLGTWMVPEILRAARAARPDAEITLHQGAARLLVDRVLADEADLALVGPRPPESLDGGPLEWTPLARQRLAIGMPADHRLAGSTAPLRLRSVERDPFIAMRPGYGTRLLLDSLADAAGFRPRLVFESMELTTVAGLVSAGLGVALLPIDDPFLPTTGVVLRPIAPAAHRDLGMVRRRTPAMTPPVAALHDDIVALAGTGNWATGGS, from the coding sequence ATGATCCCCACCGACCTGGACTGGTTCCTGGATCTCGCGCGGACCCGCCACATGGGGGATTCCGCGGCGAATCTGGGCATCCCGCAGCCCACGCTGTCGCGTCGTCTGGCGCGGCTGGAGGCGTCGCTCGGGGCGAAGCTGTTCGACCGCGATGGCCGGGGCCTCGAGCTCAACGCCCGCGGCCGCGCCTTCGCCGACGCCGCCACCGCCGCGACGGAGTCCCTGCGCGCCGGCGCCGCCGAGGTTTCCCGCCTGGTCAACCCGGCCCACGGTCCCGTCCGCCTGGATTTCATGCATTCGCTGGGCACGTGGATGGTCCCGGAAATCCTCCGCGCCGCGCGGGCCGCCCGCCCGGACGCGGAGATCACGCTGCACCAGGGTGCGGCGCGCCTGCTGGTCGATCGCGTGCTCGCCGACGAGGCCGACCTCGCCCTCGTGGGGCCCCGGCCACCGGAGTCACTGGACGGCGGGCCGCTGGAGTGGACGCCCCTGGCCCGCCAGCGGCTGGCCATCGGCATGCCCGCCGACCACCGGCTGGCCGGGTCGACCGCCCCGCTGCGCCTGCGGTCGGTGGAACGCGACCCGTTCATAGCGATGCGGCCGGGTTACGGCACGCGCCTGTTGCTGGATTCGCTTGCCGACGCCGCCGGTTTCCGCCCCCGCCTCGTCTTCGAGTCGATGGAGTTGACCACCGTCGCCGGGCTGGTCAGCGCCGGTTTGGGCGTCGCGCTGTTGCCCATCGACGACCCTTTCCTCCCCACGACCGGCGTCGTTCTGCGCCCGATCGCCCCGGCCGCCCACCGGGATCTGGGGATGGTCCGCCGCCGCACGCCGGCCATGACCCCGCCGGTCGCCGCGTTGCACGACGACATCGTCGCACTGGCCGGCACGGGGAACTGGGCGACGGGCGGGAGCTGA
- a CDS encoding MFS transporter — MEQGRTPEAGGGLAPGVPGHGRALVAVVLAGVASYMALYATQALLPTFTSDMSVDPATAALTVSATTGGLACAIIPVSVLSERFGRRRVLLIGALAATALGLALAAAPGIGALIAIRLLQGLAVAGVPAVAMAYVSEEVHPDHVPRVMGLYVAGTTVGGLAGRIIPAVLVDVGGWRVAVLASAVVSLALALVTAWVLPRQRRFTPKELTVGGEIRAFVGHLRNPRLLGLYALAFTSMGAFVSMYNYVGFRLRDTFGLPASLAGLVFLMYLAGTWGSARAGDLSGKFGRRPATVGAIALALAGVALAATPWLAALLPGVAVFTGGFFIAHSLASSAVGLIAVRDRAEASSMYLFSYYLGSSMVGWFSGHVLEWGGWGTLMGWLAVLFTAAAVAALAGTRGIPDPTGDDAETE; from the coding sequence ATGGAGCAAGGTCGGACCCCGGAGGCCGGCGGCGGCCTGGCGCCCGGCGTGCCCGGCCACGGCCGCGCGCTGGTCGCCGTCGTGCTGGCGGGCGTGGCGTCGTACATGGCGCTGTACGCGACGCAGGCGCTGCTGCCGACGTTCACGTCGGACATGTCCGTCGATCCGGCGACGGCGGCGTTGACGGTGTCGGCGACGACGGGCGGCCTGGCCTGCGCGATCATCCCGGTGTCGGTGCTGTCGGAGCGTTTCGGGCGCCGCCGGGTGCTGCTCATCGGCGCACTGGCGGCCACGGCCCTGGGGCTGGCGTTGGCGGCCGCTCCGGGCATCGGGGCGCTGATCGCGATCCGCCTGCTGCAGGGCCTGGCCGTCGCGGGCGTGCCGGCGGTGGCCATGGCCTACGTGTCCGAGGAGGTCCACCCCGACCATGTGCCGCGGGTGATGGGCCTCTACGTCGCCGGCACGACGGTCGGCGGGTTGGCGGGCAGGATCATCCCGGCCGTGCTGGTCGACGTCGGCGGGTGGCGCGTCGCCGTGCTCGCATCGGCGGTCGTGTCCCTGGCGTTGGCGCTGGTCACGGCGTGGGTGCTGCCGCGGCAGCGTCGCTTCACCCCCAAGGAGCTCACGGTGGGCGGCGAAATCCGGGCGTTCGTCGGCCACCTGCGAAACCCGCGCCTGCTCGGCCTGTACGCGCTGGCCTTCACGTCGATGGGCGCGTTCGTGTCCATGTACAACTACGTCGGTTTCCGCTTGCGCGACACATTCGGGCTGCCCGCGAGCCTGGCCGGGTTGGTGTTCCTGATGTACCTGGCCGGCACGTGGGGGTCGGCGCGGGCGGGCGATTTGTCGGGGAAGTTCGGGCGCAGGCCGGCGACCGTGGGGGCAATCGCTTTGGCGTTGGCGGGCGTGGCCCTGGCGGCGACGCCGTGGTTGGCCGCGCTTCTGCCGGGGGTCGCGGTGTTCACGGGAGGCTTCTTCATCGCCCATTCGCTTGCGTCGTCCGCGGTGGGGCTCATCGCGGTCCGCGACCGTGCGGAGGCCAGTTCGATGTACCTGTTCAGCTACTACCTGGGTTCGTCGATGGTCGGGTGGTTCTCCGGGCATGTGCTGGAATGGGGCGGCTGGGGGACGCTGATGGGATGGTTGGCCGTGCTTTTCACGGCCGCCGCCGTCGCGGCACTCGCGGGGACGCGGGGAATCCCCGACCCCACCGGCGATGATGCTGAAACGGAATGA
- a CDS encoding MFS transporter encodes MSNVHPSASAQESAGAATPASTAAGSRTDASVPPGLTPTDPGFRRALVAVLFAGIASFQALYATQALLPVLTDDLGISPATAALTVSATTGGLACAIIPMSVLSERFGRRPMILIGAVLATVLGLTLALAPGAAALIGMRLVQGVIIAGVPAVAMTYVSEEVHPQHVPRIMGLYVAGTTVGGLLGRIIPSVVLEFGGWRVATVVSSVVAFSFALATVWLLPRQRRFTPKTLTLGGEFRAIVGHLRNPRLLGLYALAFLSMGGFVSLYNYVGFRLGDTFGLSAGVAGMVFLLYLTGTWSSARAGSYAQRIGRREAMLAAIVTAIAGLALAATPWLATLLLGIALFTGGFFVAHSLASSSVGLIATSDRAEASSMYLFSYYLGSSAVGWFSGHVLDWGSWGVLVGWLIGLYVLAGVAAVVGTSGIRAIRSRKTA; translated from the coding sequence ATGAGCAACGTGCACCCCTCGGCCTCGGCACAGGAGTCCGCCGGCGCGGCCACGCCCGCGTCCACGGCGGCGGGCTCGCGTACGGACGCTTCCGTGCCGCCGGGCCTGACGCCCACCGACCCCGGCTTCCGCCGTGCGCTGGTGGCGGTGCTGTTCGCGGGCATCGCGTCGTTCCAGGCGCTGTACGCCACGCAGGCGCTGCTGCCGGTGCTGACGGATGACCTGGGCATCAGCCCGGCCACCGCCGCGCTGACGGTGTCGGCGACGACGGGTGGCCTGGCCTGCGCGATCATCCCGATGTCGGTGCTGTCGGAGCGTTTCGGCCGTCGCCCGATGATCCTCATCGGCGCGGTGCTGGCCACGGTGCTGGGCCTGACGCTGGCGCTGGCGCCCGGTGCGGCGGCGCTGATCGGAATGCGCCTGGTGCAGGGCGTGATCATCGCCGGCGTGCCCGCGGTGGCCATGACGTACGTGTCCGAGGAGGTCCACCCGCAGCACGTGCCGCGCATCATGGGCCTGTACGTGGCGGGCACGACGGTCGGCGGGCTGCTGGGCCGCATCATCCCGTCGGTGGTGCTGGAGTTCGGCGGGTGGCGCGTGGCGACGGTCGTGTCTTCCGTCGTCGCCTTCTCCTTCGCCCTGGCCACCGTGTGGCTGTTGCCGCGGCAGCGCCGGTTCACGCCGAAGACGCTGACGTTGGGCGGCGAGTTCCGGGCGATCGTCGGCCACCTGCGCAATCCCCGCCTGCTGGGCCTCTACGCCCTGGCGTTCCTGTCGATGGGCGGGTTCGTGTCGCTGTACAACTACGTCGGCTTCCGCCTGGGCGACACCTTCGGCCTGTCCGCCGGTGTCGCCGGGATGGTCTTCCTGCTCTATCTCACGGGCACGTGGTCGTCGGCGCGCGCCGGCTCCTACGCGCAGCGCATCGGGCGTCGCGAAGCAATGCTCGCCGCCATCGTGACCGCCATCGCCGGCCTGGCGCTGGCGGCCACGCCCTGGCTGGCGACGCTGCTGCTCGGCATCGCGCTGTTCACCGGCGGGTTCTTCGTGGCGCACTCGCTGGCGTCGTCGTCGGTGGGGCTCATCGCGACGTCCGACCGCGCCGAGGCCAGCTCGATGTACCTGTTCAGCTACTACCTGGGGTCCTCGGCGGTCGGGTGGTTCTCCGGCCACGTGCTGGACTGGGGCAGCTGGGGGGTGCTGGTCGGGTGGCTGATCGGCCTGTACGTCCTGGCGGGCGTCGCCGCGGTGGTGGGCACCAGCGGCATCCGGGCGATTCGCAGCCGGAAGACGGCTTAG
- a CDS encoding Rieske (2Fe-2S) protein, producing MNDKAAPKFSCSRRGFLLGTATTAAGALLAACAPGSDVERVAAADIPVGGGTVVGDYVVTQPEEGVFKAWSVHCPHQGGRINAVRDGVMVCPEHNSHFDIATGDVVSGPSRQPAGPAKMAADNGELVVG from the coding sequence ATGAACGACAAGGCAGCCCCCAAGTTCTCCTGCTCCCGCCGCGGCTTCCTGCTCGGCACGGCCACCACCGCCGCCGGCGCCCTGCTCGCCGCGTGCGCCCCCGGCTCCGACGTCGAGCGCGTCGCGGCGGCGGACATCCCGGTCGGCGGCGGCACGGTGGTCGGCGACTACGTGGTCACCCAGCCGGAAGAGGGCGTGTTCAAGGCGTGGTCCGTGCATTGCCCGCACCAGGGCGGCCGCATCAACGCCGTGCGCGACGGCGTGATGGTCTGCCCCGAGCACAATTCGCACTTCGACATCGCCACCGGCGACGTCGTGTCCGGCCCGTCGCGCCAGCCCGCCGGGCCCGCGAAGATGGCGGCGGACAACGGCGAGCTCGTCGTCGGCTAA